From the Deltaproteobacteria bacterium genome, the window AAAGTTCCGGGCGATGAAATTCCACGCCCTCCGGAGCATCTCAAAGATCAAGGGGGAGCGATCGGAGGAGGTTCTCCAGCGGGCCCGGCGTTCCGCGGACCGCTCGCTCCGGGTCGAGGCCGAGCGCATCCTCGGAAGACGCGCACTGTAGGAGAGGGGGAGACGACGTGGACCGAAGACAGATGGAGAACGCGATCGCCGGGGTCGTCCGTTGCCTGGGGGCTTCGCTGAAAAATCGGGGACTGTACCCGTCGACGCACCCCCTGGTCCGAACGCCCGTGGAAAAGTGCCGGATGGAGCTCGCTCCGTTCTTCGCCGACCGGTCGGAGCTGGCCCTCACCGTCTCGGACGGGACCCTCGTCCTCGAGGGGGTCCCCATCTTCCAGCTGACCTCATCCCTCGAACTCTTCATGGCGCGGCTCGGGGCCATCGGGCTCCCGGCCGTCATCTTCGAGCGTGGCATCTCGGTCGAAGACATCGAGCTGTTCGTCCGGTTCCTGCACGAGACGAAGGAGCAGGGGCTGCCGATTCCGGAGATCAAGACGCGCCTCGCCCGGTGGGGGGTCACCCACATCCGGGTCACCGCGACCGAAGAAGAGGAGAAGGACGACTTCACCCTCGCCCGGGAGATCTACGGAAACGCCCTCAATGTGGTGGTCCGGGCCCTGAAGGACGTGCGGAACGGGAAAACGCCGGACGGCGCGGAATCCGACCGGGCGGTCCGGGAGATGAGCGGGATGGTCTCGCGGAACCGCGACGCCATGCTGGCGCTCACACTGATCAAGAACTTCGACGAATACACCTACAACCATTCGGTGAACGTCTCCGTGCTCTCCCTGGCCGTGGCCGAGACCCTCGGGCTGCCCGAGACCGAACGGAT encodes:
- a CDS encoding HD-GYP domain-containing protein, whose translation is MDRRQMENAIAGVVRCLGASLKNRGLYPSTHPLVRTPVEKCRMELAPFFADRSELALTVSDGTLVLEGVPIFQLTSSLELFMARLGAIGLPAVIFERGISVEDIELFVRFLHETKEQGLPIPEIKTRLARWGVTHIRVTATEEEEKDDFTLAREIYGNALNVVVRALKDVRNGKTPDGAESDRAVREMSGMVSRNRDAMLALTLIKNFDEYTYNHSVNVSVLSLAVAETLGLPETERIGIGVAGLLHDVGKTQLALDLIRKPGTLTVEEFEEIKKHPEEGFAILGKMTHIQDSTRSVVREHHMRFDRTGYPRPEPEYRMNPHSYVIAVADCYDALTTMRSYQKARTPQQALEIMRKLAGKSLDPDLVELLERSLGVYPVGTMVRLSTMEVGVVTGAPDGGKGEPKVAILFDRSGNPLAAPQGVDLKESDPSSGRPRRMILGTVNPLMHPPVSMSGVLQAVSG